One Natrinema longum genomic window carries:
- the cobA gene encoding uroporphyrinogen-III C-methyltransferase — MSVSDTDAEPGTVYLVGSGPGDPDLLTVKAKRLLEAADVVLHDKLPGPEIIETLPEDRREDVGKRAGGERTPQSEINERLVELAREGNAVVRLKGGDSFVFGRGGEEAEYLAAHEVPFEVVPAVTSAIAAPAVAGIPVTHRDHASSVSFVTGHEDPTKEESAVDWDALAATGGTIVVLMGVGRLPDYTKALLEAGMAPETPVALVERGTWPGQQVATGTLETIVNARDEVGIDPPAVTVIGDVAGTRESVVEFLQNEYGTADEDEREG, encoded by the coding sequence ATGTCAGTATCCGATACCGACGCCGAACCCGGTACCGTCTACCTCGTCGGCAGCGGCCCCGGCGATCCCGACCTCCTGACGGTCAAGGCGAAACGGCTGCTCGAGGCCGCGGACGTCGTCCTCCACGACAAGCTTCCCGGTCCCGAGATCATCGAGACCCTCCCCGAGGACCGCCGCGAGGACGTCGGCAAGCGCGCCGGCGGCGAGCGCACGCCCCAGTCGGAGATCAACGAGCGGCTGGTCGAACTCGCCCGTGAGGGGAACGCCGTCGTCCGGCTCAAGGGCGGGGACTCCTTCGTATTCGGTCGCGGCGGCGAGGAAGCGGAGTACCTCGCGGCTCACGAGGTTCCGTTCGAGGTCGTCCCAGCGGTCACGTCGGCGATCGCCGCACCCGCGGTGGCCGGGATTCCGGTCACGCACCGCGATCACGCCTCCTCGGTTTCCTTCGTGACGGGCCACGAGGACCCCACGAAGGAAGAATCGGCGGTCGACTGGGACGCCCTGGCCGCGACCGGCGGCACCATCGTCGTCCTGATGGGGGTCGGTCGACTGCCGGACTACACGAAAGCGCTGCTCGAGGCCGGGATGGCTCCCGAGACGCCGGTCGCGCTGGTCGAGCGAGGTACCTGGCCCGGCCAGCAGGTCGCGACGGGAACCCTCGAGACCATCGTCAACGCCCGCGACGAGGTGGGGATCGACCCCCCGGCAGTGACGGTGATCGGCGACGTGGCGGGGACCCGCGAGTCGGTCGTCGAATTCCTCCAGAACGAGTACGGCACGGCCGACGAGGACGAACGCGAGGGATAA
- a CDS encoding uroporphyrinogen-III synthase, with translation MSDTPTVAVFRPDDDRLERAVDVLERLGAQPVPDPMLAVEATGTIPRTDADYVVFTSKTGAELVSEAGWEPGDEIVCAIGPATADALREEGYAVDLVPNEFTSSGLVAAVESRVDGARVEVARSDHGSPVLLEGLEEAGAYVHETILYRLVRPEESGRSAELAAEGGLDAACFTSSLTVEHFLEAAAQGGIREDALNGLADATVGAIGEPTAETAASLGIDVDVVPEEATFDALAHETVAAIPGQSG, from the coding sequence ATGAGCGACACCCCCACAGTGGCCGTCTTCCGCCCCGACGACGACCGCCTCGAGCGAGCCGTCGACGTACTCGAGCGTCTCGGAGCCCAGCCGGTCCCCGACCCGATGCTCGCGGTCGAAGCGACCGGGACGATCCCTCGAACCGACGCCGACTACGTCGTCTTCACCAGCAAGACCGGTGCGGAACTCGTCTCCGAGGCGGGCTGGGAGCCGGGCGACGAGATCGTCTGTGCGATCGGCCCGGCGACGGCCGACGCGCTCCGCGAGGAGGGGTACGCGGTCGACCTCGTCCCCAACGAGTTCACCTCGAGCGGGCTCGTCGCGGCCGTAGAGAGCCGGGTCGACGGCGCACGCGTCGAGGTCGCCCGGAGCGATCACGGCAGCCCGGTGTTGCTCGAGGGCCTCGAGGAAGCGGGCGCGTACGTCCACGAGACGATCCTGTATCGGCTCGTTCGCCCCGAGGAGAGCGGCCGGTCGGCCGAACTGGCCGCCGAAGGCGGGCTCGACGCCGCCTGTTTCACCTCGTCGCTGACCGTCGAGCACTTCCTCGAAGCCGCCGCCCAAGGAGGGATCCGCGAGGACGCACTCAATGGGCTCGCGGACGCGACCGTCGGCGCGATCGGCGAGCCGACGGCCGAGACTGCCGCATCGCTCGGAATCGACGTCGACGTGGTGCCCGAGGAAGCCACGTTCGATGCACTCGCTCACGAGACGGTCGCGGCGATCCCGGGTCAGAGCGGGTAA
- a CDS encoding YndJ family transporter gives MTDLEPATPRAGGPPGSHLPGVAGRRVTDLSAAAGGVVWLGVVAGTAGGVLSLSPPALYVGLAALVLVPLGLGVLESPRDATPPSAPYRGAAVGQFPAALALVVALTAPQGSLAAVALTVPWLGVTGTIALCGLGRLVDRGGGPLPDLAIDAGLLYVPVAAAFLCLHAAGVSLRFAPIIVLLTGVHFHYAGFALPLVVGLTGRHLAGADGRFPATVAGRATAGTTVVVVAGILLIAIGITFSPLIEVVAVVAFTAGVVGFALRTLRDVVPTVARLPGLLLAVAALSLCWTMALALAFAYASLPGTAVLVTIPEMIRWHGSVNAFGFALPALLAFRLLEA, from the coding sequence GTGACCGACCTCGAGCCGGCGACCCCTCGAGCCGGCGGCCCACCGGGGAGTCACCTTCCCGGCGTCGCCGGTCGGCGCGTGACCGATCTGAGTGCGGCAGCGGGCGGCGTCGTCTGGCTGGGAGTCGTCGCCGGCACGGCCGGCGGCGTGCTCTCCCTTTCCCCGCCGGCGCTGTACGTGGGGCTCGCCGCGCTCGTCCTCGTTCCCCTCGGACTCGGCGTCCTCGAGTCGCCTCGAGACGCGACTCCCCCGAGTGCACCCTATCGGGGTGCCGCCGTCGGACAGTTTCCGGCCGCCCTGGCGCTCGTCGTCGCCCTCACCGCGCCACAGGGGTCGCTCGCCGCGGTCGCACTCACCGTCCCGTGGCTCGGCGTCACCGGCACAATCGCGCTGTGTGGACTCGGCCGCCTCGTCGACCGCGGCGGCGGTCCGCTGCCCGACCTCGCGATCGACGCCGGTCTGCTGTACGTGCCGGTCGCCGCCGCGTTTCTCTGCTTGCACGCCGCGGGCGTCAGCCTCCGGTTCGCCCCGATCATCGTCCTCCTGACGGGGGTCCACTTCCACTACGCCGGGTTCGCGTTGCCGCTCGTCGTCGGCCTGACGGGGCGACATCTGGCGGGAGCGGACGGGCGGTTCCCGGCGACGGTCGCGGGACGAGCGACGGCCGGAACGACGGTCGTCGTCGTCGCCGGCATCCTCCTGATCGCGATCGGAATCACGTTCTCCCCCCTGATCGAGGTCGTCGCCGTCGTCGCCTTCACCGCCGGCGTGGTGGGGTTCGCCCTGCGAACGCTGCGTGATGTCGTCCCCACGGTGGCGCGACTCCCGGGACTGTTGCTCGCCGTCGCCGCGCTATCGCTGTGCTGGACGATGGCGCTGGCACTCGCCTTCGCGTACGCTTCGCTTCCCGGGACGGCGGTGCTCGTCACGATTCCCGAGATGATCCGCTGGCACGGGAGCGTCAACGCGTTCGGATTCGCACTGCCCGCCCTGCTCGCGTTCCGACTGCTCGAGGCGTGA
- a CDS encoding DUF4166 domain-containing protein: protein MTGLFEREVGPAWRTLHPRVRERYGLTAGEGHEAVGVGRMTDLARHPLAVPALWLGTLDDFLFPEGGTDVPFTIVTEPFVDCDGNEALTLRRRFETSPPRTFVDTLRWNPARGCLTDLFGHRGHVAADVHVDAEDGALALSIGTQWLRIGGRYLALPSPLSVDGRLRDWYDDEADRFRVAASITNPLLGRVFGYDGAFENELRPSDGDATARPALGGIALPGETA, encoded by the coding sequence ATGACCGGACTATTCGAGCGCGAGGTCGGACCGGCGTGGCGGACGCTTCATCCCCGCGTCCGGGAGCGATACGGTCTCACGGCCGGCGAGGGACACGAAGCGGTGGGTGTCGGACGGATGACCGACCTCGCTCGACACCCCCTCGCGGTGCCGGCGCTCTGGCTCGGGACGCTCGACGACTTTCTCTTTCCCGAAGGCGGGACCGACGTCCCGTTTACGATCGTCACGGAGCCGTTCGTCGACTGCGACGGCAACGAGGCGCTCACCCTCCGTCGACGCTTCGAGACGTCGCCGCCGCGGACGTTCGTGGATACCCTACGGTGGAACCCCGCTCGAGGGTGTCTCACCGACCTGTTCGGCCACCGCGGACACGTCGCCGCCGACGTTCACGTCGATGCCGAAGACGGGGCGCTGGCGCTCTCGATCGGTACCCAGTGGCTTCGGATTGGGGGTCGGTACCTCGCGCTGCCGTCCCCGCTGTCGGTCGATGGCCGTCTCCGTGACTGGTACGACGACGAGGCCGACCGCTTTCGCGTCGCGGCGTCGATCACGAATCCGCTCCTCGGGAGGGTCTTCGGGTACGACGGTGCGTTCGAAAACGAGCTCCGACCGTCCGACGGCGACGCGACGGCGCGACCGGCTCTCGGCGGTATCGCCCTGCCGGGTGAGACCGCGTGA
- a CDS encoding complex I NDUFA9 subunit family protein, giving the protein MEILVAGGTGFVGRALCPVLVDRGHRVTAASRTPDADGLPAAVETVAADVTDPDLESIVDGHDAVVNLVALPSHVQPRGRSHEAVHFDGTRHLVAASERAGVDRFVQLSGLGVESGVETAYFRAKRRAERVVRDADLEWVIYRPSVVFGDGCAFVPFVERTVPPLLTPLPGGGRTRLQPVWVEDLAPMLADGLEDDRHVGNCYEIGGPERLTLAETVTLIRGGGVVVPIPMALAAVLATVIDPLPWIPFGRDQYRVLEVDNTTADNDVTAFGADPESLQTLSTYLATDGD; this is encoded by the coding sequence TCCCGTCTTAGTCGATCGCGGGCACAGGGTCACCGCGGCGTCGCGAACGCCCGACGCGGACGGCCTTCCAGCCGCCGTCGAGACCGTCGCCGCCGACGTGACCGATCCCGACCTCGAGTCGATCGTCGACGGACACGACGCGGTCGTGAACCTCGTGGCGCTGCCCTCGCACGTGCAGCCGCGAGGACGGAGTCACGAGGCGGTTCACTTCGACGGCACCCGGCACCTCGTGGCGGCCAGCGAGCGGGCCGGGGTCGATCGATTCGTCCAGTTGAGCGGCCTGGGCGTCGAATCGGGCGTCGAGACGGCCTACTTTCGGGCGAAGCGACGGGCCGAGCGCGTCGTTCGCGACGCCGACCTCGAGTGGGTCATCTACCGGCCGTCGGTCGTGTTCGGCGACGGCTGTGCATTCGTTCCGTTCGTCGAACGGACGGTCCCGCCGCTGCTCACCCCGCTCCCGGGCGGCGGCCGGACCCGGCTCCAGCCGGTCTGGGTCGAGGACCTCGCGCCGATGCTCGCGGACGGACTCGAGGACGATCGCCACGTCGGGAACTGCTACGAGATCGGCGGTCCCGAACGGCTCACGCTCGCGGAGACGGTCACGCTGATACGGGGCGGCGGCGTCGTCGTTCCGATTCCGATGGCGCTGGCAGCCGTCCTGGCGACGGTGATCGATCCGCTCCCCTGGATCCCGTTCGGTCGCGACCAGTACCGCGTGCTCGAGGTGGACAACACCACGGCGGACAACGACGTCACGGCGTTTGGCGCTGACCCGGAGTCGCTCCAAACGCTGTCGACGTACCTGGCGACAGACGGCGACTGA
- a CDS encoding PQQ-binding-like beta-propeller repeat protein has product MTGRRTVLGTIVIGLSGAAGCLGTTGDDDGERLEPERELWSFETGGRLPTTPAVANGRVHVGSLDRHVYALETAQGTERWRFETGDEVWSAPTIDGDTLYVGGVDHRVYAIGPDGNQRWTVETSGGIYAPPTTASDRVYVGSNDGRLYAISSATDEVEWTVEIGGKVKSKLATVEGRGYVGSTDGMLSALDLRDGARQWRVGTDERVLSRPAVHDDRVVFGSTDGRCYAVDRRNGDERWRYETDGGIASSPAVRNGTVYFGNWRMRVHAVDVETGERRWRTTLRGRINGSPTLADGVLYVGDAAGIVHALDPETGEAHWRFETDNAVIAAPAVVDERQPESAPPRLAHRPPRLTPRAVGTRAGRAVRIRTR; this is encoded by the coding sequence GTGACCGGTCGTCGTACCGTCCTCGGCACGATCGTCATCGGTTTGAGCGGCGCGGCCGGGTGTCTCGGCACTACCGGCGACGACGACGGCGAACGACTGGAACCCGAACGGGAGCTGTGGTCGTTCGAAACCGGTGGTCGACTCCCAACGACTCCCGCCGTTGCGAACGGCCGTGTCCACGTCGGCAGCCTCGATCGGCACGTCTACGCGCTCGAGACGGCGCAGGGCACGGAACGGTGGCGATTCGAGACCGGGGACGAAGTCTGGTCCGCACCGACGATCGACGGCGACACCCTGTACGTCGGCGGCGTCGACCACCGTGTGTACGCGATCGGGCCCGACGGGAACCAGCGGTGGACAGTCGAGACGAGTGGCGGGATCTACGCGCCGCCGACGACCGCGAGCGACCGCGTCTACGTCGGGAGCAACGACGGCAGGCTGTACGCCATCTCGAGTGCCACCGACGAGGTCGAGTGGACGGTCGAAATCGGCGGGAAAGTGAAATCGAAACTGGCGACGGTCGAGGGTCGGGGGTACGTCGGAAGCACCGACGGCATGCTCTCCGCGCTCGATCTCCGCGATGGGGCGAGACAGTGGCGTGTCGGAACCGACGAGCGGGTTCTGAGCCGGCCGGCGGTCCACGACGACCGCGTCGTGTTCGGCTCGACGGACGGGCGATGTTACGCGGTCGACCGGCGAAACGGCGACGAACGCTGGCGGTACGAGACCGACGGGGGCATCGCCTCCTCGCCGGCGGTTCGCAACGGCACCGTCTACTTCGGCAACTGGCGGATGCGCGTCCACGCGGTCGACGTCGAAACCGGCGAGCGGCGGTGGCGAACGACGCTCCGCGGCCGGATCAACGGCTCCCCGACCCTCGCCGACGGCGTGCTCTACGTCGGTGACGCCGCCGGTATCGTCCACGCGCTCGATCCGGAGACGGGCGAGGCCCACTGGCGGTTCGAAACCGACAACGCCGTCATCGCTGCACCGGCCGTCGTCGACGAGCGACAACCGGAATCGGCACCGCCACGACTCGCGCATCGACCACCGCGACTCACGCCTCGAGCAGTCGGAACGCGAGCAGGGCGGGCAGTGCGAATCCGAACGCGTTGA
- the hemC gene encoding hydroxymethylbilane synthase → MRTRGTLRLATRGSTLARRQASLVAEALEERRYEVELVTVETTGDQIRDELIHRLGKTGAFVRELDERVLEGDLDGAIHSMKDMPTEQPAELVTAAVPERGRPGDVLVTPDGATLEELPSGATVGTSSLRRRAQLLSERPDLTVEPLRGNVDTRIEKLLAPAMQEEHQERTEADKERKGNTGNDDFEPEYDRSVDDWFDDLSELEKGALGREVETEYDAIVLAGAGLERSGLAHYVDYQELPTSTFVPAPGQGALAVTAPDGETARDIQTHIDHPRSRVETTVERTVLAELGGGCIAPVGIYAVVQGEYVHTNVSVFDRDGEESVTGSRDLPVETHAEAAREFARDLADRGADALIQAARKDADGDADDVSEENIPEGK, encoded by the coding sequence ATGAGAACGCGCGGGACGCTGCGACTGGCGACGAGGGGGTCCACACTCGCCCGGCGACAGGCCTCACTGGTAGCGGAGGCCCTGGAGGAACGCCGGTACGAGGTCGAACTCGTCACCGTGGAGACGACGGGGGACCAGATCAGAGACGAGTTGATCCACCGACTCGGGAAGACCGGCGCGTTCGTCCGCGAACTGGACGAGCGCGTCCTCGAGGGGGACCTCGACGGCGCGATCCACTCGATGAAGGACATGCCGACCGAACAGCCCGCGGAACTCGTGACCGCCGCCGTTCCCGAGCGGGGCCGGCCGGGCGACGTCCTGGTCACGCCCGACGGCGCGACGCTCGAGGAGTTGCCCTCGGGTGCGACCGTCGGCACCTCGAGTCTCCGCCGGCGCGCGCAACTGCTGTCCGAGCGGCCGGACCTCACCGTCGAGCCCCTGCGCGGGAACGTCGATACGCGCATCGAGAAGTTGCTCGCCCCCGCGATGCAGGAAGAACACCAGGAGCGGACGGAAGCCGACAAGGAGCGCAAGGGGAACACTGGCAACGACGACTTCGAGCCCGAGTACGACCGCAGCGTCGACGACTGGTTCGACGACCTCTCGGAACTCGAGAAGGGCGCGCTCGGCCGCGAGGTCGAGACCGAGTACGACGCGATCGTGCTGGCGGGCGCGGGTCTCGAGCGCAGCGGGCTCGCCCACTACGTCGACTATCAGGAGCTCCCGACGTCGACGTTCGTTCCCGCCCCGGGACAGGGAGCGCTCGCGGTGACCGCGCCCGACGGGGAGACGGCCCGCGACATTCAGACGCACATCGATCACCCGCGGAGCCGCGTCGAGACGACCGTCGAACGGACCGTGCTCGCGGAACTGGGCGGGGGCTGTATCGCTCCGGTCGGGATTTACGCGGTCGTCCAGGGCGAGTACGTCCACACGAACGTGAGCGTCTTCGACCGCGACGGCGAGGAGTCGGTCACGGGCAGTCGGGATCTGCCGGTCGAGACGCACGCGGAAGCGGCCCGCGAGTTCGCGCGCGATCTCGCGGACCGCGGTGCCGACGCGCTGATCCAGGCGGCCCGCAAGGACGCCGACGGGGACGCGGACGACGTCTCCGAGGAAAATATACCCGAGGGGAAGTAG
- a CDS encoding group I truncated hemoglobin translates to MADTLYARLGGEDAITAVVDEFYDRIMADEQVAGYFDDVDMQKQRAHQAQFISSVTGGPVEYAGGEMEAVHADMGITPADFQAIATHLDDALAEFDVGEDDREAVLEEIASYQDAIVTAAD, encoded by the coding sequence ATGGCGGACACTCTCTACGCACGACTCGGTGGCGAAGACGCGATCACGGCGGTCGTCGACGAGTTCTACGATCGCATCATGGCGGACGAACAGGTCGCAGGCTACTTCGACGACGTCGACATGCAGAAACAGCGCGCACATCAGGCCCAGTTCATCAGTTCGGTCACCGGTGGCCCCGTCGAGTACGCCGGCGGGGAGATGGAAGCCGTCCACGCGGACATGGGCATTACGCCGGCGGACTTTCAGGCCATCGCGACCCACCTCGACGACGCGCTCGCGGAATTCGACGTCGGCGAGGACGATCGCGAGGCGGTCCTCGAGGAGATCGCGAGCTATCAGGACGCGATCGTTACGGCAGCCGATTGA